The following proteins come from a genomic window of Gossypium raimondii isolate GPD5lz chromosome 5, ASM2569854v1, whole genome shotgun sequence:
- the LOC105767147 gene encoding receptor kinase-like protein Xa21 yields the protein MYRRCQSRSTTLPIKDDLLSLKTLRRISHAELSQVTNGFEENNMLGSRSFGYVYKERLSDGMEVAIKVFNLQTEGAFRSIDIECDAMRNIVHRNIVKVITCCSSVDFKALVLDYMSNGNLEKWLHSEICFLDIIQRVDIMIDVAVAVEHFHNGHPTSIIHCDLKPSNILLDKDMVAHVGDFVVAKLLGEGDVMKQTMTLATIGYMAPEVTIRHWMESSLPKGAIEIADVDLLRREDEYIVVKANCISSIMELALNCSAELPEERKDMKDFVVELKKIKRRLLNNIEHV from the exons AGAAGATGCCAAAGTAGGAGTACAACTCTACCAATTAAGGATGATTTGTTGTCTTTGAAAACGCTGAGAAGAATTTCACATGCTGAACTTTCACAAGTAACTAATGGATTTGAGGAAAACAATATGCTTGGTTCAAGGAGTTTTGGATATGTATATAAAGAGAGGCTTTCAGATGGAATGGAAGTTGcaataaaagtttttaatttgcaAACAGAGGGAGCATTTAGGAGTATTGACATTGAATGTGATGCTATGCGTAATATAGTTCATCGTAATATTGTGAAGGTCATTACTTGCTGCTCAAGTGTTGACTTTAAAGCCTTGGTGCTTGATTACATGTCTAATGGAAACCTTGAGAAATGGTTACATTCCGAAATTTGTTTCCTTGATATCATACAAAGGGTCGACATAATGATAGATGTTGCGGTAGCTGTAGAACATTTCCACAATGGACATCCAACATCTATAATTCATTGCGACTTAAAACCAAGCAATATTTTACTAGATAAAGACATGGTTGCACATGTGGGAGATTTTGTTGTTGCCAAATTGTTGGGAGAAGGTGATGTAATGAAGCAAACCATGACTCTTGCAACTATCGGATATATGGCACcag AAGTGACTATAAGGCATTGGATGGAAAGTTCATTGCCTAAAGGAGCGATAGAAATTGCAGATGTTGATTTACTAAGAAGAGAGGATGAGTACATTGTTGTTAAAGCAAATTGTATTTCATCCATCATGGAGTTGGCTTTGAATTGTTCAGCTGAGTTaccagaagaaagaaaagatatgAAAGATTTTGTCGTTGAGCTAAAGAAAATCAAACGAAGGCTGTTAAACAACATCGAACATGTTTAA
- the LOC105767146 gene encoding receptor kinase-like protein Xa21 codes for MCTKRCKFTGNLPPITSAPKLEILLLWGNKLGGNILNSISNASMLKKLDLADNLFSGPIPKTFDNLRHLEWFQISNNNLIKGPATDHEWTFLSSLANCKHLRIIDVSRNPLSDVLPTYIGNLSKSLQYFYASNCGLISLEFLNLCNNNLSGAIPKSLEKLLDLKYFIVPFNRLEEEIPTEGCFSNFSSTSFTKNFALCGPPRLLLPPCKNDIQENSQMNILHALRYGLPTIGIVVVLIVLTIMYRRCQSRSTTLPIKDDLLSLKTLRRISHAELSQETNGFEENNMLGSRSFGYVYKEKLSDGMEVAIKIFNLQTEEAFRSFDIECDAMRNIDHCNIVKVTTCCSSVDFKALVLDYMSNGNIEKWLYY; via the exons ATGTGTACTAAAAGATGTAAATTTACAGGTAATTTACCACCCATCACCAGTGCTCCAAAGCTTGAGATTCTTTTATTGTGGGGAAATAAACTTGGCGGAAACATTCTCAATTCTATCTCCAATGCTTCCATGCTTAAGAAACTAGACTTGGCAGATAACTTATTCTCTGGCCCAATCCCTAAAACATTTGACAACTTAAGACACCTTGAATGGTTCCAAATTTCAAACAATAATTTGATCAAAGGACCTGCTACTGATCATGAGTGgacctttctttcttctttggcaAATTGCAAGCATTTGAGAATAATAGATGTTTCAAGAAATCCATTGAGTGACGTTCTTCCAACTTATATTGGGAACCTTTCAAAATCCCTTCAATACTTTTATGCCTCTAATT GTGGTTTGATTAGTTTGGAATTCTTGAATTTATGCAATAACAATCTCTCTGGAGCCATTCCCAAATCTTTGGAAAAGCTTTTAGATCTCAAGTATTTTATTGTGCCTTTCAATAGACTTGAAGAGGAAATTCCCACCGAGGGATGTTTTTCAAACTTCTCTAGCACATCATTCACGAAGAATTTTGCACTTTGTGGTCCACCTAGATTGCTACTCCCACCTTGCAAAAACGACATCCAAGAAAACTCCCAAATGAATATATTGCATGCTTTAAGGTATGGTttaccaacaattggtatcgtCGTAGTACTAATAGTCTTAACTATTATGTACAGAAGATGCCAAAGTAGGAGTACAACTCTACCAATTAAGGATGATTTGTTGTCTTTGAAAACGCTGAGAAGAATTTCACATGCTGAACTTTCACAAGAAACTAATGGATTTGAGGAAAACAATATGCTTGGTTCAAGGAGTTTTGGATATGTATATAAAGAGAAGCTTTCAGATGGAATGGAAGTtgcaataaaaattttcaatttgcaAACAGAAGAAGCATTTAGGAGTTTTGACATTGAATGCGATGCTATGCGTAATATAGATCATTGTAATATTGTGAAGGTCACTACTTGCTGCTCAAGTGTTGACTTCAAAGCCTTGGTGCTTGATTACATGTCTAATGGAAATATTGAGAAATGgttatattattaa